In Rhineura floridana isolate rRhiFlo1 chromosome 22, rRhiFlo1.hap2, whole genome shotgun sequence, a single genomic region encodes these proteins:
- the LOC133374603 gene encoding uncharacterized protein LOC133374603 isoform X2 yields the protein MSHAMSHAISRAISRAISRATNLVTMAMALIIPGECAAMTLAAVMAVVVTIPASAVTALVTTAMPLALAQHACHHAATVTGTAREGAAICPVATDMGTELESTRFPPAAEDLAGTMDDPAKPSWDLHGVEDEETNPWLNTGWPKVSKRLRSDDLRWFDERFRHRALLKH from the coding sequence ATGAGCCATGCTATGAGCCATGCTATCAGCCGTGCTATCAGCCGTGCTATCAGCCGTGCTACCAACCTTGTGACTATGGCTATGGCATTGATTATTCCAGGGGAGTGCGCTGCTATGACCCTTGCAGCAGTTATGGCAGTTGTGGTTACAATTCCGGCATCAGCGGTAACAGCTCTGGTGACTACAGCTATGCCTCTGGCTCTGGCACAACATGCATGCCACCATGCAGCTACGGTTACCGGTACAGCCAGAGAGGGAGCTGCTATATGCCCTGTGGCTACAGATATGGGTACGGAGCTCGAGTCAACTCGCTTTCCTCCAGCAGCAGAAGATCTGGCAGGAACTATGGACGACCCTGCTAAGCCCAGCTGGGACCTCCATGGGGTTGAAGATGAAGAAACAAATCCATGGCTAAACACAGGTTGGCCCAAGGTTTCAAAAAGGCTGAGGAGCGATGACCTCCGTTGGTTTGATGAAAGATTTAGGCACCGAGCACTTCTGAAACACTGA
- the LOC133374603 gene encoding keratin-associated protein 6-2-like isoform X1, translating to MLCRLPCVAARWPFKEGSKGHGVWGKAKNWLQHLLCMQNIPSSNASVSRKMFFYRQLSCYEPCYEPCYQPCYQPCYQPCYQPCDYGYGIDYSRGVRCYDPCSSYGSCGYNSGISGNSSGDYSYASGSGTTCMPPCSYGYRYSQRGSCYMPCGYRYGYGARVNSLSSSSRRSGRNYGRPC from the exons ATGCTTTGCCGACTGCCGTGTGTTGCTGCAAGATGGCCTTTTAAAGAAGGATCAAAGGGGCATGGTGTTTGGGGAAAGGCCAAGAACTGGCtacaacatctgctttgcatgcagaatatacCAAGTTCAAACGCAAgtgtctccag AAAGATGTTTTTCTACAGGCAATTAAGTTGCTATGAGCCATGCTATGAGCCATGCTATCAGCCGTGCTATCAGCCGTGCTATCAGCCGTGCTACCAACCTTGTGACTATGGCTATGGCATTGATTATTCCAGGGGAGTGCGCTGCTATGACCCTTGCAGCAGTTATGGCAGTTGTGGTTACAATTCCGGCATCAGCGGTAACAGCTCTGGTGACTACAGCTATGCCTCTGGCTCTGGCACAACATGCATGCCACCATGCAGCTACGGTTACCGGTACAGCCAGAGAGGGAGCTGCTATATGCCCTGTGGCTACAGATATGGGTACGGAGCTCGAGTCAACTCGCTTTCCTCCAGCAGCAGAAGATCTGGCAGGAACTATGGACGACCCTGCTAA